DNA from bacterium:
TTCATCATAATTTTTTACCACACCTATTATAAGTTCTGTTTCTAACAATTGTTTAAGGTAATCATCAGAAAAACCAGTTGTTTCTGGCATCCCTTTAAAGTCAAAAAATTCAAACTCAGAGTAGATTGTCTTCTCAGATTTTGCTGTTAAGACAATTTCATCAAGAATTTTGTCCTTAAATTTACCAATACCAACATTTGGGCGTAAAGGGTTGTATGTATCATCAGTTTTCCCAGTAATTGCTTTAAAAATAGAGGTCTTGCCACTATAAGAATATCCAAACAGTCCTATTTTATACATAATAAAGCCTTATTTGAGTTCTATTATCAAGAAACGGTTTAAACAAGTTGATAATATTTACTGGTTTTAAAGGTGCTGTTTTATCAAAAGATATTTTAAAAGAGAAGACAGGCGGAAAATGAAAAAGGTTATGTAGTAAACAGTTGATTACTTTTTCGTTTGGTTCTCCTTTAGTTATAAGTTTTATCTCAATGGTATTTACACTCTTTTTGAAAATTTCTGGTAACTCTCTTTCTGCGTATATGTTATCAATAAAAGTTTTTTGCCTCTGCAGTATATTGTAACAAAGATGTAAAAAGTTTTTGATATCTTCTGTAAAATCTATTTTATCTTTTGTAAAAGCCAAGTCGGTAGTAACCCTGTTTAAAACAACTCTGTTAAGGTTGTTCTGTGTTGTTATTCCAATAGATTTGATACTGTTCCAAATAATATCTGTTGAGTTTAAATCTGTTAAATTACATATTCTCAATATAGAAGGGTTTGGTATGTTTGTTGCAGTGCTTTTTGGCTCTATTTCTATTGTTGGGTTGTCTGCATAAGGTATATTTATATTACCAATATATTCAGAAGAAACACTTAAAACAAGTTTATCTTCAATAAAATTTTTTAAATAATTGTAAGTTAAGCAAGTTTTATTTTCTGTTATGGGCGTAATATTTTCAATGGGAACAGTTGCAGAAAAGAACTTATCTATACCTTCAAGGTTATGTATCTGGATTTCTCCTGTCAGGTGTTTTTCTACAGCCTTCTCAGGTAACACATGTAGTAGAGCAAACTCCTTTTTGATATGTCTTCCAAGTTTTAAAGAAAGAATGTCAGGAGTATCTGTTCCTTGGCTAAGAAAACGGTTTACATCATAAACCGGGACTCCAAGTCTTGTATGTTTGTTTCGTTCTGTTTCAAAACCGTATGTAACCAGTTTTGCATTAACAAGTTCTCTTATTAACGAAGAAGAGAGTTCTGTTATTTTTGAAGTAACAACTTCTTCTTCTACTTCTCCTACAATGAGTTCAGAGATATTTCTTTGTAGCCCTGTCTCTTTTATTAATGCATCAATAATCCTTTCTTTATCCCACAGACTGATATTATCGTTACTCTCTCTTACAGAAAGGTTGATATTTTTTATTAAACTTTGTCTTTCGCTTGTAATAAGGTCTTCAGGTTTCACCCCTTCCCTCATTCTTCTTATTCT
Protein-coding regions in this window:
- a CDS encoding ATP cone domain-containing protein, whose amino-acid sequence is MEKKVSFVQKRDGRIVPFDKDKISNAIFKAAQSLGGEDKYLAEDLAEVVRLYLVKEYKKDTPSVEDIQDIVERVLIKTGHARTAKAYILYREKRARIRRMREGVKPEDLITSERQSLIKNINLSVRESNDNISLWDKERIIDALIKETGLQRNISELIVGEVEEEVVTSKITELSSSLIRELVNAKLVTYGFETERNKHTRLGVPVYDVNRFLSQGTDTPDILSLKLGRHIKKEFALLHVLPEKAVEKHLTGEIQIHNLEGIDKFFSATVPIENITPITENKTCLTYNYLKNFIEDKLVLSVSSEYIGNINIPYADNPTIEIEPKSTATNIPNPSILRICNLTDLNSTDIIWNSIKSIGITTQNNLNRVVLNRVTTDLAFTKDKIDFTEDIKNFLHLCYNILQRQKTFIDNIYAERELPEIFKKSVNTIEIKLITKGEPNEKVINCLLHNLFHFPPVFSFKISFDKTAPLKPVNIINLFKPFLDNRTQIRLYYV